In Armatimonadota bacterium, the genomic stretch CCCAACAATGGAAGGTCACACTCCACGGATGCCGAGACGACGAACTCCCCGCGGCCGGATTTGCGAGTCACCAGCAGCGGCTTCCCAGCGAACTCCGGCCTCCGGATTTGCTCCAGTGCCGCGAAAAACGAGTTGAGTCGAAAATGGATTATAGAACGCATGTTCGATTACCGCCATGCCAGATTATAGGCATCGAACATCCGTTTGTCAAGATGTTTTTTGCGCCCCATGCCTCAATACGACTCACTCTGCACAAACGCACCTCTGTAAACGTTTACTATTGACGGCCAAGGCCGGGCTTGATATACTGTTTTGCGGTACTGTAGACACCCTCTCTTGACCGATAAGCACTCTCCAGGAGCAAGACTTGCAGCGACCCATGACATATATCTCGTGCATGCTGGCCCTGCTCGCATTCACGATGCTGCCGCCCGCCCTTCTTCCGGCCGCGAACGGCTCACCCGTCCAACAGGACGCCATCGAACTCCGCCTATGGGGCGGCGACTGGGGGATCCCGGCGAAGGACTCGACTGACCCGTGGCGCCGGGCTCAACGCAAGGTCTTCGAGCGATTCGCAGAGCTTCACCCAGACATCAAGATCATCAGCGCGAGCGGTTTGCAGGTGCAGGGACCGGCACAGGAATCAGGTCTGCTGATGGCGATGGCGGGCGGCACCGCGCCGGATGTTTTCTACGTCAACTTCAGGAAGCTCGACAACTACATCAACCAGGGATTTCTTCTCCAACTGGATGAGTATATCAAGAAGGACCCGGAAGTACTCGCGCGGGTACATCCAACGATCCGCGAGGTCATCACCGTTGACGGTCACGTGTACAGCATGCCGTGGTTCCAGTGCGTGATGGCGCTCTACTACCGCAAGGACCTCTACAAGATCGCCGGCCTAGACCCAAACAAGCCGCCGAGGGACTGGGATGAGTTCTACGAATACTGCCAGAAGCTGACGATACCCGAGAAGGGCCAGTACGGTTTCGGATTCCAGGCTTCTCCCAGCGGAACGGCATTCCACTGGATCAACTTCCTGTGGCAAGCAGGCGGAGACGTGGTAGCAAAGGACGAAAAGGGAGAGTGGCACTGCGTCTTCAACGACGAAGCCGGAGTCACCGCGCTGAAGTTCTTCCGGAAGCTGGTAGTTGACCCCTGGAAGCGTCCCTCGGACGGCAAGATCATTAACGGCGTCGCCTCCCACACCACTACTTACGCGACCGACATCGCTCAGGACAAGCTGGCCCAGTGGTTCGGATACTCATATGACATGGTTACCAACCGGCAATCGAGCGTGAACCCCAGCCTGATAGGCATTGCGGCGCTGCCCGCGGGTCCGGCCGGTCGCGCGAACGAGATCAACGCGGGTATGTGGGGCATCAACTCCCAGATCAAGGACAAGCGCACGCGCGATGCCGCGTGGGAGTACATCAAGTTCATGTCGAGCGACGAGGCCGACCGCATTCGCACGACGGCGTACGTCGAAGCGGGTCTCGGGAAGATGGTCAGCCCGGACAAGCTGGAGCGCTTCGGCTACAGGGAGTACCTGCGCGGCATACCGAAGGGATGGATCGAGGCCAACAAGGAGGCCTTCAAGCACGGCCGACCCGAACCCCACGGCAAGAACTGCGAGATGATATACATCGAGTTGGACTACCCGCTCGTTGACATGAAGCTTCATCCGAACAAGGACCCGAAGGCGATACTCGATGCCGCGGCCAAGCGGATCGACACGAAGATGCTCGGGTACGTTGACCCCGACGTCATGAACCGACGGCGAAAGATCGGCTGGGGTGTGTTCGCACTTCTCCTTGTCGCGCTAGGCTCGATAGCCACGGTCTCCATACGGAATCTTGCCAGGGCACACTCGGAAGATGCGGCGGACACGCAGCTGGTGCGCGGTAAGGGAAGCAAGATGATCCACGTAGTGGCCTGGGCGTTCATGCTGCCCGCCGTGCTGTCAATCCTGGTCTGGAACTATGTGCCCCTCGTTCGAGGCATGACGATGGCGTTCCAGGACTACCGCATCCTCGGCGGCGGTGCGTTCGTCAGCCTCGACAATTTCATCGAGGCCGTGAACTCCGAGACGTTCCGCGTCGGCGTGCTGAACACGCTCACCTACGTTGCCCTGAACATCGGCCTGGGGTTCTGCGTGCCGATCATACTGGCCCTTCTGCTGAACGAGGTTCCCAGGGGCAAGATGCTCTACCGCACCCTGTTCTACCTGCCCGCGGTGACCAGCTCGCTCGTGGTCATCTTCCTGTGGAAATGGTTCTACGACCCGTCGCCGCAGGGCTTGTTCAACACGCTCATCGGCTACTACAACCAGATGGCGATGGCCCTGGCCGAGAGCATACACCCGTGGTTGAGCCACCTTCAGATAACCCAGCAGACTTGGCTGTCGGATCCCAAGCTGGCGATGCTCTGCATCATCCTGCCGGCGATATGGGCGGGGGCTGGACCGGGCAGCATCATATACCTGGCCGCCATGAAAGGCATCCCGGACGACATGTACGAGGCGGCCGACCTCGACGGCGCCGGAGTCCTCAGCAAGATATGGCGGGTCACGGTTCCGACGCTCAAACCGCTTATCATCATCAACTTCGTCGGAGCGTTCATCGGCTCGTTCAAAGCCATGGAGAACATCTTCATCATGACCGGCGGCGGGCCTCTGAATGCGACGCATACAATCAGCCTGGAGATCTGGTACAACGCCTTCATGTACCTGAGGTTCGGCTATGCGACCG encodes the following:
- a CDS encoding extracellular solute-binding protein: MQRPMTYISCMLALLAFTMLPPALLPAANGSPVQQDAIELRLWGGDWGIPAKDSTDPWRRAQRKVFERFAELHPDIKIISASGLQVQGPAQESGLLMAMAGGTAPDVFYVNFRKLDNYINQGFLLQLDEYIKKDPEVLARVHPTIREVITVDGHVYSMPWFQCVMALYYRKDLYKIAGLDPNKPPRDWDEFYEYCQKLTIPEKGQYGFGFQASPSGTAFHWINFLWQAGGDVVAKDEKGEWHCVFNDEAGVTALKFFRKLVVDPWKRPSDGKIINGVASHTTTYATDIAQDKLAQWFGYSYDMVTNRQSSVNPSLIGIAALPAGPAGRANEINAGMWGINSQIKDKRTRDAAWEYIKFMSSDEADRIRTTAYVEAGLGKMVSPDKLERFGYREYLRGIPKGWIEANKEAFKHGRPEPHGKNCEMIYIELDYPLVDMKLHPNKDPKAILDAAAKRIDTKMLGYVDPDVMNRRRKIGWGVFALLLVALGSIATVSIRNLARAHSEDAADTQLVRGKGSKMIHVVAWAFMLPAVLSILVWNYVPLVRGMTMAFQDYRILGGGAFVSLDNFIEAVNSETFRVGVLNTLTYVALNIGLGFCVPIILALLLNEVPRGKMLYRTLFYLPAVTSSLVVIFLWKWFYDPSPQGLFNTLIGYYNQMAMALAESIHPWLSHLQITQQTWLSDPKLAMLCIILPAIWAGAGPGSIIYLAAMKGIPDDMYEAADLDGAGVLSKIWRVTVPTLKPLIIINFVGAFIGSFKAMENIFIMTGGGPLNATHTISLEIWYNAFMYLRFGYATAAAWIMGSMLIGFTMYQLRILKNVRFSTSGREE